One genomic segment of Vibrio quintilis includes these proteins:
- a CDS encoding MOSC domain-containing protein, with protein sequence MATVISVSKSVTHTFSKTLTDSIVMIEGEGVEGDAHRGKTVKHRSRVKKDPTQPNLRQVHLIHHELIQELSEKGFHVAPGVLGENITTQGIDLLALPEDTILRFPSGAEIQITGLRNPCPQIENFEKGLLSQVLDRDEQGNVVRKAGIMGIVLAGGIVSKDDQIQIMLPPEPHQKLKWV encoded by the coding sequence ATGGCAACAGTTATCTCTGTCAGTAAAAGTGTCACGCATACGTTTTCAAAAACGCTGACCGACTCGATTGTGATGATCGAAGGGGAAGGGGTTGAAGGCGATGCACACCGCGGGAAAACCGTGAAGCATCGCTCCAGAGTGAAAAAAGATCCGACGCAACCCAATTTACGTCAGGTTCATTTGATTCATCATGAACTGATTCAGGAACTCTCAGAAAAAGGTTTCCATGTTGCTCCGGGAGTGCTGGGAGAAAATATTACCACGCAAGGTATTGATTTACTGGCATTACCTGAAGACACGATTCTCCGTTTCCCCAGTGGTGCTGAAATTCAGATCACAGGATTACGTAATCCCTGCCCTCAGATAGAAAATTTTGAGAAAGGGCTGTTATCACAGGTTTTAGACCGGGATGAACAGGGAAATGTCGTCCGCAAAGCCGGGATTATGGGAATTGTACTGGCCGGAGGCATCGTGAGCAAAGATGATCAGATTCAGATCATGTTGCCGCCTGAACCGCATCAAAAACTGAAATGGGTTTGA
- a CDS encoding alpha/beta hydrolase — protein sequence MLFITNRTPQESAESEQGRTISFDCNNTSVSQNIYFCERLGVHKYKEMMKDKFFKYLKELEDHTQLLLYIHGFNNNMEPDIFRNAAKLQDLLNQALQKSSKNEPASVLVVPVIWPCDDNPALALIDDYWDDQDAADCSGPGFARLLGKFDTWRKSPEQQEIPCFRRINILAHSMGNRVLKNALKFWADKYSSGQMPALFRNTFLVAADIPNEALEKGEDGRYIVDSSRNVVVYYANDDLAMPASKIANIKYMTLSRRMGMTGPETLNVLPEKVKEVDCDDFNNEFDMKGHSYFLDKDDGTPSPMIRHMADAIASGRVKPNKRSYRLRRT from the coding sequence ATGTTATTCATAACCAACAGAACGCCACAAGAGTCCGCGGAATCAGAGCAAGGGCGAACAATCAGCTTTGACTGCAACAATACTTCAGTTTCACAGAATATCTACTTTTGTGAACGACTTGGCGTACATAAGTATAAAGAGATGATGAAAGATAAATTTTTCAAATATCTCAAAGAATTAGAGGATCACACACAGCTATTGTTGTACATCCATGGGTTTAACAACAATATGGAACCAGACATTTTTCGCAATGCAGCCAAGCTTCAGGACTTACTAAATCAGGCACTTCAGAAATCATCAAAGAATGAACCCGCATCAGTGCTGGTCGTACCTGTGATTTGGCCATGCGATGACAATCCGGCACTTGCGCTTATTGATGACTATTGGGATGACCAGGATGCCGCAGACTGTAGTGGGCCGGGATTCGCACGTCTTCTTGGTAAGTTTGACACTTGGCGAAAAAGTCCGGAACAACAGGAGATACCATGCTTCAGAAGAATCAATATACTGGCTCACTCAATGGGCAACAGAGTCTTAAAAAACGCTTTGAAATTCTGGGCAGATAAATACTCATCAGGTCAGATGCCTGCACTTTTCAGGAATACTTTTCTGGTTGCAGCAGACATTCCAAATGAAGCTTTAGAGAAAGGTGAAGATGGCCGCTACATCGTAGACTCAAGCAGGAATGTCGTTGTGTATTATGCAAATGATGATTTAGCGATGCCCGCCTCCAAAATAGCGAATATAAAATACATGACGCTATCCAGGCGAATGGGCATGACAGGCCCTGAAACCCTCAACGTTCTGCCTGAAAAGGTCAAAGAGGTAGACTGCGACGATTTCAATAATGAATTCGATATGAAGGGACACTCTTACTTTTTAGACAAAGATGATGGAACACCCAGCCCGATGATCAGGCACATGGCGGACGCTATCGCATCCGGTCGCGTCAAACCAAACAAGAGGAGTTACAGATTACGCAGAACTTAA
- a CDS encoding SDR family NAD(P)-dependent oxidoreductase, with product MSQYSAKYGIPMVLNGTQDSKQFLKKNIKLNQKDIYQLAIKHFAIEAEGCSGQEASINNSITRQLQPTCHQLDELERTVHPDRSNRLRLPSNHHFMRCYQCHKLVRNPHPVYLFCCYKCGELNQKFRHFSRPLKQHNALVTGGRTKLGHQIALKLLRAQCHRVVVTTRNTQAARAMFSKYDDYDRWRDNLILAELDLDTEDIRAKSEALADTLFTQHKIKVLDILINCAAQTIRARDKAGLYASGDSPQSEETNRYGDPKFVDHTFTNSWHVRLTDFQQQESEECYRINAVAPVILIQTFLPLLKKSRVSPYIINVHAREGIFKTRKEDLHIQTNMAKAALHMLTKCLARKSDLMTESGQRFAVHGCDPGWFSVDEYYKNDRPWVVPPLDEIDGAARILFPLFAKIAGCSPTRRHFYQLTY from the coding sequence TTGAGCCAATACAGCGCTAAATATGGCATTCCCATGGTTCTGAACGGTACTCAGGACAGCAAACAGTTTTTAAAAAAGAATATAAAACTGAATCAGAAAGATATTTATCAGTTGGCGATCAAACACTTTGCTATCGAAGCGGAAGGGTGCAGCGGGCAGGAAGCTAGCATCAATAACAGTATTACACGCCAGTTGCAACCAACCTGCCATCAGCTGGATGAACTTGAACGAACGGTTCATCCTGATCGCTCTAATCGGTTACGCTTACCTTCAAACCACCACTTTATGCGCTGTTATCAGTGCCATAAGCTGGTGCGAAATCCTCACCCTGTATATCTGTTTTGTTGCTATAAATGTGGTGAGCTGAATCAAAAGTTCAGGCATTTCAGCCGGCCTCTGAAGCAGCACAATGCTCTGGTCACAGGCGGACGGACTAAATTAGGACACCAGATTGCCCTGAAGCTTCTCCGGGCTCAGTGTCACCGCGTGGTTGTCACGACCCGCAATACGCAGGCGGCCCGGGCAATGTTTTCAAAGTATGATGACTACGACAGATGGCGGGACAATCTGATTTTAGCAGAACTGGATCTCGATACTGAGGATATCCGCGCGAAGTCAGAGGCATTGGCCGACACACTGTTTACCCAACATAAAATCAAGGTCTTAGATATTCTCATCAACTGTGCTGCGCAAACGATTCGGGCAAGAGATAAAGCCGGACTGTATGCATCGGGTGACTCGCCGCAGTCAGAAGAAACGAACCGCTATGGCGACCCTAAATTTGTTGACCATACTTTCACCAACAGCTGGCATGTCCGCTTAACGGATTTTCAGCAACAAGAGTCCGAAGAATGCTATCGGATTAATGCTGTTGCACCGGTCATATTGATTCAAACCTTTTTGCCTTTATTAAAAAAATCGCGGGTGTCACCCTACATTATTAATGTTCATGCCAGAGAAGGCATATTTAAAACCCGGAAAGAAGATTTGCATATTCAAACCAATATGGCCAAGGCGGCTTTGCACATGCTCACAAAATGTTTAGCCAGAAAGTCTGACCTGATGACTGAATCCGGCCAGCGGTTTGCGGTACATGGATGCGATCCTGGCTGGTTTTCAGTTGACGAGTATTATAAAAATGATCGGCCCTGGGTTGTTCCTCCGCTTGATGAGATTGATGGCGCGGCGAGAATATTATTTCCTCTGTTTGCAAAAATTGCCGGGTGTAGTCCGACACGTCGTCACTTTTATCAGCTGACATATTAA
- a CDS encoding HEPN domain-containing protein, protein MKTSLDHLPERKQHELAQISTILRDTLDDYLVGKPGTKREFRIHKIILFGSHAKGGWVSDIPNGYVSDYDILVIVNSHALADEDIVWHKAEEQIERKVKSAPLGLIVHTLQDVNEQLQKGHYFFKDIRTEGILLFDANKKALAEPGDLTDEERREVAQGHFDHWFKSAQSFITDFGHCMDRKDLPKAAFELHQAAERYFACTLLTLTNYLPKTHNIEKLKKYCAEQDIAFADIFPMDDKFHRRSFRRLQRAYIDARYSMHYEITEEELIYLAAEAEKLNKLVELVCRARLHRE, encoded by the coding sequence ATGAAAACCTCCCTCGACCATCTTCCTGAACGAAAGCAGCATGAACTGGCTCAGATCTCAACCATTCTGCGCGATACGCTGGATGACTATCTGGTCGGGAAGCCGGGAACGAAGCGTGAGTTTAGAATCCACAAAATTATTTTGTTCGGCAGCCATGCCAAAGGCGGTTGGGTGAGTGATATCCCCAATGGTTATGTCAGTGATTACGACATTCTGGTGATCGTCAATTCCCATGCACTGGCGGATGAAGATATCGTCTGGCACAAAGCGGAAGAGCAGATTGAACGCAAAGTCAAAAGCGCGCCGCTGGGCTTAATTGTTCATACATTACAAGACGTGAACGAGCAGCTGCAAAAAGGTCATTATTTTTTTAAGGATATCCGGACCGAAGGCATTTTACTGTTTGATGCCAATAAAAAAGCGCTGGCAGAACCGGGGGATTTGACAGATGAAGAGCGGCGGGAGGTTGCGCAGGGGCATTTTGACCACTGGTTTAAAAGTGCTCAATCTTTTATCACTGATTTTGGTCATTGTATGGACCGAAAGGATTTACCTAAAGCTGCCTTTGAACTTCATCAGGCTGCTGAACGATATTTCGCTTGTACGTTGTTGACCCTGACCAATTACCTGCCCAAAACCCACAATATCGAAAAGCTGAAAAAATACTGTGCAGAGCAAGACATCGCTTTTGCCGATATTTTCCCGATGGATGATAAATTCCACCGCCGCAGCTTTCGCCGCCTGCAACGGGCGTATATCGATGCGCGCTATTCGATGCATTATGAAATCACGGAAGAAGAGCTGATTTATCTGGCCGCGGAAGCGGAGAAGCTGAACAAACTGGTGGAATTGGTTTGCCGGGCACGGCTTCACCGAGAGTAA
- the tnpA gene encoding IS200/IS605 family transposase, which yields MGDYRSSSHVYWRCKYHIVWTPKYRFKILKGNVGKELYRSIYILCNMKDCEVLELNVQQDHVHLVVIVPPKVSISTLMGMLKGRSAIRLFNKFPHIRKKLWGNHFWARGYFVDTVGVNEEIIRRYVRHQDKKDQEYEAQLELKMN from the coding sequence ATGGGCGACTATAGAAGTTCATCACATGTCTATTGGCGTTGTAAATACCATATAGTTTGGACGCCGAAATACAGATTCAAGATCCTGAAAGGTAACGTAGGTAAGGAGCTTTATCGCTCAATCTATATTTTATGCAATATGAAAGATTGCGAGGTCTTGGAACTAAATGTTCAGCAAGATCATGTTCATCTGGTTGTGATAGTTCCACCAAAAGTGTCTATCTCAACGTTGATGGGGATGTTGAAAGGACGTTCGGCAATCCGGTTGTTTAACAAATTCCCGCATATAAGAAAGAAGCTCTGGGGAAATCATTTTTGGGCAAGAGGTTACTTTGTCGATACGGTTGGCGTAAATGAAGAAATCATCAGACGTTACGTCAGACACCAAGATAAGAAAGATCAAGAATACGAGGCGCAGTTAGAGTTGAAGATGAACTAA
- a CDS encoding ABC transporter permease subunit, which produces MRSGLNACMPWLSRIVALSAVIILVGLMPDIAGIDPAQAILRARAGANQLLTAEALQSIRDDLQLDRSAYERLLEWLRLALQGDFGISWVDGSPVMKSIQHTAKTSLLLMMSALGMTFVLCTVSVFYTVNRWQKNRLDNNHNSLSSVLVSLPEYVVAALLILLFSIWLGWFPPFGWRGVQNLWLPSFALALPASGLFSRLLSDSLKRVLNEPWVITWLSSNVSKFQILRFALWRALSNLIPQIAMIVIGLTGGAVAVEQVFSIPGIGRLILGAAKSQDLPVLQAGLLVLLVFSILISSVSILLQRWLLGHSVSSGKLISSHSTFRFTKNKTKRAVSGAIFVLLACCVAWALLRDPYLIQYSRLAPPGFVAPFGADAVGRDLLARVGGGMLSTLKMGLLATFLCFVIGLLLGFFSRFSQGLIEITKGIPYIIAGLLVAGLTGMNPDSALIAIVLVSWAPLAAHCSSLLVEARAQPYTHLAPTWGTKHWRVLRYYLLPYVLPPLIRHVLLRLPVITLSLTSLSFIGLGVKPPEPEWGLLIAENLPYIERAPQGVLLPILGLVLVSIAVNLMFDD; this is translated from the coding sequence ATGCGTTCGGGTTTGAACGCATGTATGCCCTGGCTATCACGTATCGTCGCCCTTAGTGCAGTGATTATTCTCGTTGGATTAATGCCGGATATTGCCGGCATCGATCCTGCTCAGGCGATTTTGCGCGCACGTGCAGGGGCTAATCAGTTATTGACTGCTGAAGCTCTGCAATCGATTCGTGATGACTTGCAATTAGACCGTAGTGCCTATGAGCGCTTGTTGGAGTGGCTCAGATTAGCGTTACAGGGTGATTTTGGTATCTCTTGGGTGGATGGCTCACCCGTTATGAAAAGTATTCAGCATACCGCAAAGACCTCATTACTGTTGATGATGAGTGCGCTCGGTATGACCTTTGTACTATGTACCGTTAGTGTGTTCTATACCGTCAATCGCTGGCAAAAGAACCGCCTCGACAACAACCACAATAGTTTGAGCTCGGTACTGGTTTCTTTACCTGAATACGTGGTCGCCGCGCTGTTGATCTTACTGTTCTCTATCTGGTTAGGCTGGTTTCCACCTTTTGGTTGGAGAGGGGTACAAAACCTCTGGCTACCAAGTTTTGCTCTGGCTCTGCCAGCAAGTGGGTTGTTCAGTCGATTACTCAGTGACAGCTTAAAACGCGTATTGAACGAGCCTTGGGTTATCACCTGGCTTTCTTCCAATGTGAGCAAATTCCAAATTTTGCGTTTTGCTCTGTGGCGAGCGCTGAGTAATCTCATTCCCCAAATCGCCATGATAGTGATTGGTTTGACCGGGGGCGCGGTTGCTGTCGAACAAGTTTTTTCTATCCCTGGCATTGGCCGTTTGATCTTAGGTGCAGCTAAGTCACAAGACTTACCTGTATTACAGGCTGGGTTGTTGGTACTACTGGTCTTTTCGATTCTGATCAGCAGCGTGAGTATTTTACTCCAACGCTGGTTACTTGGTCATAGTGTTTCCAGCGGTAAACTTATCAGTAGCCATAGTACGTTTCGCTTTACGAAGAATAAAACCAAACGAGCGGTGAGCGGTGCGATTTTTGTTTTATTAGCGTGCTGTGTTGCCTGGGCTTTGTTACGTGATCCATACCTGATCCAGTATAGTCGTTTAGCACCACCAGGCTTTGTTGCACCATTCGGTGCCGATGCAGTTGGCCGTGACTTATTAGCGAGAGTTGGGGGAGGGATGCTATCGACCCTGAAGATGGGTCTGTTGGCGACATTTCTCTGTTTTGTGATTGGTTTGTTACTGGGATTTTTTAGTCGTTTCAGTCAAGGGTTGATTGAGATAACAAAAGGTATACCGTACATCATTGCAGGTTTGCTCGTCGCTGGTCTGACAGGGATGAATCCAGACAGTGCTCTGATTGCTATCGTCTTAGTTTCCTGGGCACCTTTAGCTGCACACTGTTCCAGTTTGCTTGTGGAAGCCAGAGCCCAGCCGTACACACATTTAGCGCCGACCTGGGGCACTAAGCACTGGCGGGTGTTGCGCTATTACTTGTTACCTTATGTACTTCCGCCACTAATAAGGCACGTATTACTTCGACTGCCTGTGATTACTTTAAGTTTAACGTCACTGAGTTTTATTGGTCTTGGAGTGAAACCCCCAGAACCGGAGTGGGGCTTATTAATTGCAGAAAACCTGCCTTATATAGAGCGCGCACCTCAGGGGGTGCTACTGCCTATTCTTGGTTTGGTGTTAGTTTCGATTGCAGTTAACTTAATGTTTGATGATTAG
- a CDS encoding ABC transporter substrate-binding protein — MHLNTPKLALTLVLGFLLTGCFDSGETQSNAENAVEKQVSEIRIAMLQPPRTGLSPLSDDAFKLSRWSTAETLVNLSDKSIAQPMLATEWNQVDDNLWRFKIRQGVKFHDGSALDAKAVVNSLQKALDAAPKPRILDGIEWQVSAPDDFTVDIKTTFNDPLLPSRLSSPQLAILSGPAYKENGRVVPTKAGTGPFVLTEINGTSSAKLERFDGYWGEKAKIERIFAQYVPDGFARAAALRTGEADVVEAVPVSQIATMDQSQLHEVAMPRTNTLYLNNKSDVFSQIEMRKAATQAVDREQIVKTVYENHADLAKGLLGPALAWAEPVRQENPRAELNGEYKAHGDKITIGTFTDRAELPEVAVLLKQQLEAVGFVVDLDIREYAQIENDALAGKFDAFLLSRATVLDSGDPVAYMQSDYGCKGSFNLGLFCSEEVDAALKYADRQPLGELRQKAIIDVENKILEQYAAIPLLHERVIQGESAKVKGVQRDPRERRLIDQFTQAD, encoded by the coding sequence ATGCATCTTAATACCCCTAAATTAGCATTGACGCTGGTTTTAGGTTTTTTACTGACAGGTTGTTTTGATTCTGGTGAAACTCAATCAAACGCAGAAAACGCAGTAGAAAAACAAGTGTCGGAAATTAGAATAGCAATGCTGCAACCGCCAAGAACCGGGCTGTCACCATTGTCGGATGATGCGTTCAAACTATCCCGTTGGAGTACTGCAGAAACACTCGTAAACCTTAGTGATAAGTCTATTGCACAACCAATGCTGGCGACCGAATGGAATCAGGTTGATGATAACTTATGGCGATTTAAGATCCGCCAGGGTGTTAAATTCCATGATGGTTCTGCTTTAGACGCTAAAGCTGTGGTTAATTCATTACAAAAAGCGTTGGATGCAGCACCTAAGCCACGTATCTTAGACGGTATCGAATGGCAGGTTAGTGCTCCGGATGACTTCACGGTTGATATCAAAACCACTTTTAATGACCCATTGTTACCAAGTCGTTTATCTAGTCCACAGCTAGCCATTTTATCGGGCCCGGCATACAAGGAAAACGGTCGTGTTGTACCAACAAAAGCAGGTACAGGTCCGTTTGTGCTGACTGAAATCAATGGTACAAGCAGCGCTAAGCTGGAACGTTTTGATGGCTATTGGGGCGAAAAGGCTAAAATTGAACGCATCTTCGCTCAATACGTGCCAGATGGTTTTGCACGTGCAGCAGCACTTCGTACTGGCGAAGCGGATGTAGTAGAAGCTGTACCGGTATCACAAATTGCGACGATGGATCAATCTCAACTGCACGAAGTGGCAATGCCTCGCACTAATACGCTTTACCTGAACAACAAGTCAGACGTATTTAGTCAGATTGAAATGCGTAAAGCTGCAACTCAAGCGGTTGATCGTGAGCAAATAGTCAAAACGGTTTATGAAAATCATGCCGATTTAGCAAAAGGTTTATTAGGTCCTGCGTTAGCCTGGGCTGAACCCGTTCGACAAGAAAATCCCCGCGCTGAACTGAATGGGGAATATAAAGCGCATGGTGACAAGATCACTATTGGTACATTTACTGATCGTGCTGAGCTGCCAGAAGTAGCGGTACTGCTTAAACAGCAATTAGAAGCGGTTGGTTTCGTGGTTGATTTGGATATTCGTGAATATGCCCAGATTGAAAACGATGCGTTAGCGGGCAAGTTTGATGCATTCTTACTATCGCGTGCAACTGTTTTGGATTCTGGTGACCCAGTTGCTTACATGCAAAGTGATTATGGCTGTAAAGGCTCATTTAACTTAGGTCTTTTCTGCTCAGAAGAAGTTGACGCCGCGTTAAAATATGCTGATCGTCAACCTTTGGGTGAATTACGTCAAAAAGCGATCATTGATGTAGAGAATAAAATTCTTGAGCAATATGCTGCTATTCCGCTTCTGCACGAACGTGTTATTCAAGGGGAGAGCGCGAAAGTGAAAGGTGTTCAGCGCGATCCGCGTGAGCGTCGTCTCATTGACCAGTTTACTCAGGCAGATTAA
- a CDS encoding ABC transporter ATP-binding protein, which produces MSAQVRFEQVTVQYYSKLRWLGGKPFKALDQLDLVIETNNIAIVGPSGAGKSTLIELLFGLRQPSAGEVYVCGYPLSKSSAKQRHELCQHIQLIPQEPQASLNPYYTVRQILTESLNNIGGQHRQHEKAEQVLQDVGLDLSLLDRNPQQLSVGQAQRVAIARALIVEPCILVADEPTSSLDPVSRQQIIDLFAEIQKSRHMRLILVTHDLDAAQTLCNEILVLDKGRIVEHRESQSLMSHPTHFITKALLSAQQRNNKFTIGEVSYAS; this is translated from the coding sequence ATGTCTGCTCAAGTTCGTTTTGAACAAGTGACGGTACAGTATTACTCCAAACTGCGTTGGTTGGGTGGTAAACCGTTTAAAGCGCTGGATCAATTAGACTTAGTAATAGAAACCAACAACATAGCCATCGTCGGCCCGTCTGGCGCAGGTAAATCTACTTTGATTGAACTGCTATTTGGTCTCAGACAGCCAAGTGCGGGCGAGGTGTATGTTTGTGGTTATCCGCTTTCTAAAAGCTCTGCGAAACAACGTCATGAATTGTGTCAACACATTCAACTGATCCCACAAGAGCCGCAAGCGAGCTTAAATCCTTATTACACGGTTCGTCAGATCCTCACTGAGTCACTGAATAATATCGGTGGTCAGCACAGGCAACACGAAAAAGCAGAGCAAGTACTTCAAGATGTCGGCTTAGACCTGTCACTGTTGGATCGAAATCCTCAGCAATTGTCTGTCGGACAAGCGCAGCGTGTTGCGATAGCAAGAGCATTGATTGTCGAACCATGTATTCTCGTCGCTGATGAGCCGACCAGTAGTCTTGACCCTGTTAGTCGTCAGCAAATTATTGACTTATTTGCTGAGATTCAAAAATCTCGTCACATGCGACTGATTCTTGTGACTCATGATCTCGATGCGGCGCAGACGTTGTGCAATGAGATCCTTGTTCTGGATAAAGGCCGTATTGTCGAACACCGCGAATCACAGAGTTTAATGAGTCATCCAACCCATTTTATAACGAAAGCGCTGCTAAGTGCTCAACAACGCAACAATAAATTTACTATCGGAGAAGTATCTTATGCATCTTAA
- a CDS encoding ATP-binding cassette domain-containing protein: MPEPILSVNKLCLADSKRTFFSDISFDLYQSEVIAIMGPSGIGKSMLSKAVAGFLPSDISVEGSVGLNAVEVCGLAMLQRSAFQRPAVIFQDALKALNPLASVGQQLCLALTGNKTRLNSANRETVLSLLDQLGFAEPASILKLYPGQLSGGQRQRVCIAIALLGSANLIIADEPTSALDPITEAEILKLFHTSVKQRDISGLLITHDLSAALACDKILVIADSSVVAYGEPWHAISQSQHPFCQQLAKLLP, encoded by the coding sequence ATGCCTGAACCTATACTTTCTGTCAATAAACTTTGCCTCGCTGATTCTAAACGTACGTTTTTCAGTGATATCTCTTTCGATCTATACCAAAGCGAAGTGATTGCCATTATGGGGCCATCGGGTATTGGTAAGTCTATGCTATCGAAAGCGGTCGCTGGGTTTCTGCCATCCGATATTTCTGTTGAAGGTAGCGTCGGTCTAAATGCGGTTGAAGTCTGCGGGCTGGCTATGCTGCAACGTTCGGCATTTCAACGTCCGGCGGTTATTTTCCAGGACGCTTTAAAAGCGCTCAATCCTTTGGCATCAGTAGGGCAACAGTTATGTTTAGCGCTCACTGGCAACAAAACCCGTTTAAATTCAGCAAACCGAGAGACGGTATTGTCTCTGCTCGATCAGCTGGGGTTTGCTGAACCAGCCTCGATACTCAAGTTGTATCCTGGCCAGTTATCAGGTGGTCAGCGTCAGAGAGTTTGTATCGCCATTGCTTTACTTGGTAGTGCAAATCTCATCATCGCTGATGAGCCAACCAGTGCGCTTGACCCAATCACCGAAGCTGAAATTCTTAAGCTGTTTCATACCAGCGTCAAACAGCGTGATATCAGTGGACTGCTGATCACTCATGATCTCTCAGCGGCTCTGGCGTGCGATAAAATTCTGGTGATTGCTGATAGCAGCGTGGTCGCGTATGGCGAACCGTGGCATGCCATTTCCCAAAGCCAACATCCTTTCTGCCAACAATTGGCAAAGTTACTTCCTTAA